In one window of Pseudorca crassidens isolate mPseCra1 chromosome Y, mPseCra1.hap1, whole genome shotgun sequence DNA:
- the LOC137217891 gene encoding testis-specific Y-encoded protein 1-like — MGSEAGPGVILGVGGGPQEAGARGSPGVVREVGRVLALADGWGEEAAIFSGEVVQQCPALLEGEVARIGEVFWLPVEDMMEEVEVVAEEQQQEEQEERKQVVAEEPEEEPQEQGQEEPGPRPTITGSPLEALQALQALQLELSTLNTQASRTYTRLKRRICQRRESHLDGRSAIIQGIPGFWTRAIMNHPQISAVISDQDEDLLSYMINLEVKELGHPRHHCKLKFFFRPNPYFWNDVILKEYHLSIAGYRASRSTRIYWFWDYERGAPSHRQDPTGLHFLTWLSDHNCPGSNKIAEIIGEDLWPNPLRYYPREEGPTGTGPVPEPAASVQDVWRTLARREAGDSLSSG; from the exons ATGGGCAGTGAGGCGGGACCCGGGGTCATTCTAGGTGTGGGAGGGGGTCCTCAGGAAGCAGGGGCCCGCGGGTCCCCAGGTGTGGTGCGGGAGGTGGGTAGGGTGCTGGCCCTAGCTGATGGGTGGGGCGAGGAGGCCGCCATCTTTAGCGGGGAGGTGGTGCAGCAATGCCCGGCCCTGTTGGAGGGAGAGGTGGCGCGTATCGGGGAGGTGTTTTGGCTGCCTGTGGAGGACATGATGgaagaggtggaggtggtggcgGAGGAGCAGCAGCAGGAAGAGCAGGAAGAGCGGAAGCAGGTGGTGGCGGAAGAGCCGGAGGAGGAGCCCCAGGAGCAGGGGCAGGAAGAGCCAGGGCCTCGACCCACGATCACCGGGTCCCCGCTGGAGGCGCTGCAGGCGCTGCAGGCCCTGCAGTTAGAGCTAAGCACTCTGAATACCCAAGCCAGCAGGACCTACACTCGGCTCAAGCGCAGGATCTGTCAGCGGCGGGAGTCTCACTTGGATGGCAGAAGCGCCATCATTCAGGGCATCCCTGGCTTCTGGACCAGAGCC ATTATGAACCACCCCCAGATTTCGGCCGTGATCAGTGACCAAGATGAAGACCTGCTTAGCTACATGATCAATTTGGAG GTGAAGGAACTGGGCCATCCGAGGCACCACTGCAAGTTGAAGTTTTTCTTTCGACCCAACCCCTACTTCTGGAATGACGTGATCCTTAAGGAGTATCACCTTAGCATCGCTG GATACAGGGCGTCTCGTTCCACTCGCATCTATTGGTTCTGGGATTATGAACGGGGAGCTCCCAGCCACAGGCAGGACCCCACCGGCCTTCACTTCCTCACCTGGTTGTCTGACCACAACTGCCCAGGGTCTAACAAGATTGCTGAG ATCATCGGCGAGGACCTGTGGCCCAATCCTCTGCGCTACTACCCGAGGGAGGAAGGCCCCACGGGAACAG GGCCCGTGCCTGAGCCAGCAGCCTCCGTCCAGGACGTCTGGCGCACACTGGCACGACGCGAGGCAGGTGACTCCTTAAGCTCAGGCTGA
- the LOC137217822 gene encoding RNA-binding motif protein, X chromosome-like, whose amino-acid sequence MVEADQPGKLFIGGLHADTNENSLEVVFGKYGHIMEVILMKDRVTNKSRGFAFITFENSADAKDAAKDMNGKSLDGKAIKVERANKPSFDSGGKQRPQPPARNRGHLRNLGNGRGGNGRAREHPSRGGHLGCGGYTPSLNASSSRGPFPVKRGPSSRSGGPPPKRSAQRPSSSGMGRQGSVSRGRQNYGASPHREPVSFRRVGYMSRRDGGYATKDSYSSRAYPSSRDSKDYTPPRRVNAYRYYGHSSSWNDHPSGEHSDRDGCGGSRDRDYSEYRSGRSYRDSYGSYGDSRGAPAAQRAPVTYGGSSRYDSNTTDGYGGGPEGYSSSQSNTYSSGRERGRQEQPGFPPSVNGGYLAPRDSYSSSGCGASRGGYAGSQYE is encoded by the exons ATGGTGGAAGCAGATCAGCCTGGGAAACTGTTCATAGGAGGCCTCCATGCTGACACCAATGAAAATTCTCTGGAAGTGGTATTTGGGAAATATGGTCACATTATGGAAG TTATTTTGATGAAGGATCGGGTAACAAACAAGTCTAGAGGCTTTGCTTTTATTACTTTTGAGAATTCTGCAGATGCAAAGGATGCTGCCAAAGATATGAATGGAAAG TCTTTGGATGGAAAAGCTATTAAAGTAGAGCGAGCCAACAAACCATCTTTTGACAGCGGTGGTAAACAGAGACCACAACCTCCTGCAAGAAACAGGGGCCATCTGAGAAATCT aggaaatggaagaggaggaaatggaagagcAAGAGAGCATCCCTCACGTGGAGGACACTTgg GTTGTGGTGGATATACTCCTAGTCTCAATGCGAGTTCTTCCAGGGGACCCTTTCCAGTTAAAAGAGGACCATCTTCGAGAAGTGGAGGTCCTCCTCCTAAAAGATCTGCTCAAAGACCAAGCAGTAGTGGGATGGGAAGACAAG gctCAGTGTCACGTGGAAGACAAAATTATGGAGCTTCTCCTCACAGAGAGCCAGTCTCTTTTCGGAGAGTTGGCTATATGTCACGAAGAGATGGTGGTTATGCTACTAAAGATAG TTATTCAAGCAGAGCTTATCCAAGCTCCCGAGACAGCAAGGATTATACTCCACCACGTAGAGTCAATGCATACCGTTATTATGGACATTCAAGTTCTTGGAATGATCATCCCTCTGGAGAACATAG tgaTCGTGATGGCTGTGGTGGAAGTCGTGATAGAGATTATTCTGAATATCGAAGTGGAAGGTCTTACAGGGATTCATATGGGAGTTACG GTGACTCCCGTGGTGCACCAGCAGCACAAAGGGCCCCTGTGACTTACGGTGGAAGCAGTCGCTATGATAGCAATACAACAGATGGATATGGAGGAGGTCCGGAAGGTTACTCAAGCAGCCAAAGTAATACTTATTCAAGTGGTCGTGAGCGTGGAAGACAAGAACAACCAGGGTTTCCACCCTCTGTGAATGGGGGCTACCTTGCTCCTCGTGACTCATACAGTAGCTCAGGTTGTGGGGCTTCCAGGGGAGGTTATGCGGGAAGCCAATATGAATGA